The following proteins are encoded in a genomic region of Neospora caninum Liverpool complete genome, chromosome XI:
- a CDS encoding 3-dehydroquinate synthase, related translates to MAPASGRRCRVVFVQKEQHAAQLPRAKQTAPPAQEDAPLFHEQCPSKTEQRRPCRLKLRRWQRNCESCSSIGAQHQADRIAGDDTGEVAEPEIDSPLTSLNDGSNGSNFYPIFVGESVLESRDSIEPQLLQSLLLSPSGESSSVTSLHFFVDGSLPRQHLDLVESFAQRLGCSECFPGPRSGAEAAALSPSGSSHQQLPKTQQGPLLPATGSPCPATQASCSQEQLTSDPAGLSGLPQRPVRLWFLKGELGEGLKCREALIEVQDALIFDNPSHSRRTHYITTLSNRLPKDNRDKPVATCTDISPSSPVPPVERRDAGSTAKSSPFDRRSLVFAVGGGTVCDLVGFAAATALRGVKCVLVPTTLLAAVDAAVGGKNGIDVGAAKNCLGTFAHPHAVLVHLPFLRSLSPRHFANGMAEVIKIATTSSTELFEFLSRVDPAALVAAVADSSEPSATGASNDPRKRPSASPALRASDARTVDGKDAVGRAKRGRVRQTPSEEPLIGLSADTAASHREAAGQRDVVDTPRRRLFAADPDMREGMNSALETVILAAIQLKAAVVAEDFREGGKRQILNFGHTIGHGIEMLSRSSDWLHGESVAVGMVLELLLLRLLGLVSPLLSIRVQRLLRKFSLPCSAALSPKDAEEACRLILAHDKKNRAGNVFVTHVLDVGSTHPRHVTAVPHELVRLVLSPVLALAPHRPCLPCSSLRSVAGHTASLPFDAVVSLPGSKSVANRVLLLAALRHCFIPSFRQPMHARPSRERFVLSNLPAAVDVVVMVHALQQLGLYGEFEFVASPSSSSFDLKAEIPLSCKASRSSPSDGPYFDPLAFASVSEGCLRLWVGDSGTASRFLLPFVAFLLVLHHCLHRTHGRQGCPASSPHVDSKSRGKELASERFPNVHSIVVDGGDQLRRRPMGSLAEAISRIVRGCRVSYLKTHGCLPIQLDVDEKVVAQAPTLMDYQEAQNPHADTTLRLMSRVFTDVTEWHVSASESSQFGSALLMLAPLAPYSVQLCLDIVDEQTDQQSEAPHSRVSQQQRQPGTSGEDRPRSWETPEGTCSLSSSPAVSTTSPSCHRKRMREECGTELVDAKYAGDGGSASGRRQYRDPPSAAVNPFVLMTQRLMRQWRFGVSQISSHSYQVCSVWPGVRGDCSTGQESGGRLAKAMKRAGVRKRDSCPQRGPDNFHEEAPASETAARRLSPEHGSPEGTRQQGVDDQKGEASEMTSADSPDLHSPAHWIVEADATAASYFMAMAAVAGGRVHLNVDRDGMPPDLETHSQGREERPARDDLPAQLSGQGGQTLRGRGPLPRALHKLEIPSIASSAGASADPVLTLDLSQMQDCFMTCAVLAAIASRGTTTSNADSCLLQEPADATAKRLLLTSVARRPVFHLKAGRTARLKESDRIAAAARGLKATGFHVDELPDGLLIGDIRMSPLPSGGSTAAPQRALTKHEKNGDEREGIGEDLAKLSGQGASTSPEMRDVEKSEQVEVTAVDSESDHRVAMSFAILGLVRTNVGIRDVSPFDALYAGAKPVPHLSPPSLHKTPTAPAAQPPDEHSQSLSPQVLLLVGMRGVGKSVLGKLAALEREWAFFDLDVVLEAWLRDREDAIRAPVDARLGRHRAVIDLSGTTDVSLLKLNRLRGFIEEEGMHAFREVESQALAFLLSSLRRMRTQNVSCARSAAEADARTQADEDLCKSRHQYPNSELCSIFNSVDERVSEAQAMRNLENPREPTDRLSVSTEQPMGRVDKLVHSDASLQEFLMRCEALGLLKCHSGGCVVSCGGGVVEGEGAMKLLEAEPLVVWVNATEQETVERALRKEGQAPSYFQPPKKATRSAAAEMGCIPSDSNGGGQQGGHSEQGTSVAVAARYREKVRLLYRERAVRYKKVAKFEFWTPPVQELLEGLDSFELSWWPMLSDSKTSVPPLGPPAGTASNCIPSVPSSSTFGPSSEVDAGARSFPASSASRPALPLPHLPTSVADHLAVAHPKEAQRLSLYLRAVHKVWQLFLFALLGPPLPVTPASCFVVCEEVLNWAAGSEATSHSQAGDGAYCRNPLDSPPECQAAQGGGASTAAAHHTKLTTWLEESRYVDAVELRADCLPALEAIERQAFYLRLLTGKPLIFTLRTQQDGGRFGPGNALYKEALALLLSGVCDGSENGATQLDDSFIRSGEEDKAHSSRGRTSPTSGGEPRFREPNGADQARSGSVRNDARSADFPKTELTAPVGHASSSGVPSESRSATNLSFAEEELHAVTEAAAYVSALSRASRLGFDWIDVEVRQVERLHTREERAAAETRKELWARAACRTAVWRPSEEPRTSHTGREAESSRFDSRASASADPTSRPVHARRFSAVSEDSEETTENSLLRGARRQFVEDIIMATPPGGRYIASLHVAWVSERDSDPVKRFYRHCLSSVACWYADVAKIVLAPPQSRLPAQTPLQERTSALEPGLVSAGESKPTNLQVPVLSQDGGDPGEGEESVACLLRSLVMGCASPPQSLNTDTAPRANGEQSRALRSEAGMPNGLELLIQRPLILLQSGAAGRLSRIENRCLTPTCLAGQDTTNVNTVYRDKRDGLLCGINTDYAAIVKAILSRCDKLSFSSSFLVVGAGGAARAAVCACLRIRELLRDSAVNQSSSETHRDGGAHVRSQKHDAWGRERGGKTPAAGQVFIYNRTRSRAEKLAQEFGVSVFETPAADKTTRRCRGNWHQITVIVGTVPGTARCELPEEVFQQRPLVVDMAYNPVLTPLVKKACGAGCEVVHGIELFVWQALIQSRYWVTSQGLAEGKAGEKLQASSDCRDGDESALHCIRGQTDQLQQVLTAKWLETEEGRSYRPIDLRPTELREILRSVEAFYRNVIDVEQLVTLREENFIF, encoded by the exons AGCCCTTCTGGAGAATCCTCTTCTGTCACCTCGCTGCATTTTTTCGTCGACGGCAGTCTTCCCCGTCAACATCTTGATCTTGTTGAGTCGTTTGCACAGAGGCTCGGATGCAGCGAATGCTTCCCGGGCCCTCGTTCTGGAGCAGAGGCTGCtgccttgtctccctctggcTCCTCTCATCAGCAGCTTCCCAAGACACAGCAGGGGCCGTTACTACCGGCGACTGGGTCACCATGCCCCGCAACACAGGCCTCCTGTTCTCAGGAGCAGCTGACTTCGGACCCAGCGGGGCTCTCGGGTCTTCCGCAGCGGCCAGTGCGGCTCTGGTTCCTCAAGGGCGAACTCGGGGAGGGCTTGAAATGCCGCGAGGCACTTATCGAGGTTCAGGACGCTCTTATTTTCGACAACCCCAGCCACAGTCGTCGCACCCACTATATCACAACCCTCTCTAACCGTTTGCCCAAGGACAATAGAGACAAACCAGTTGCTACGTGCACCGACATTTCCCCAAGCTCACCTGTTCCTCCGGTCGAACGTCGGGATGCGGGCTCCACAGCGAAGTCGAGCCCTTTCGACCGCAGAAGCCTTGTCTTCGCAGTGGGTGGAGGGACGGTGTGCGATCTTGTGGGGTTTGCGGCTGCTACAGCGCTTCGAGGTGTTAAATGTGTGCTTGTTCCGACCACTCTGCTAGCAGCCGTTGATGCGGCTGTCGGAG GGAAGAATGGCATTGACGTGGGAGCAGCGAAGAACTGCCTGGGAACGTTCGCTCACCCTCATGCCGTCTTAGTTcatttgccttttcttcggtCCTTGTCACCACGACATTTCGCAAATGGCATGGCCGAAGTCATCAAAATCG CAACAACAAGCAGCACTGAGCTGTTCGAGTTCCTGAGTCGTGTCGATCCGGCAGCGCTTGTCGCTGCTGTCGCGGATTCCTCCGAGCCTTCTGCAACTGGAGCATCCAACGATCCTCGAAAACGTCCGTCTGCATCACCGGCTCTAAGAGCCTCTGACGCGAGGACGGTGGACGGCAAGGACGCTGTCGGCCGTGCGAAGCGGGGCCGTGTCCGACAAACGCCCAGCGAGGAACCTCTAATTGGGTTGTCCGCAGACACGGCTGCATCTCACCGTGAAGCGGCGGGGCAGAGGGACGTCGTCGATACTCCTCGTCGACGGCTTTTCGCAGCGGATCCTGACATGCGTGAAGGCATGAACAGTGCCTTGGAGACAGTCATCTTAGCTGCCATACAACTGAAAGCGGCGGTTGTTGCCGAAGACTTCCGTGAAGGCGGGAAACGACAGATTCTGAACTTCGGGCACACCATCGGCCACGGGATCGAGATGCTTTCCAGGAGCTCTGACTG GCTCCACGGAGAGAGCGTTGCAGTGGGAATGGTTCTCGAGCTTTTGCTTTTGCGTCTGCTTGGCCTCGTTTCTCCACTCCTGAGCATTCGCGTCCAACGGCTTCTGCGCAAGTTCTCCCTTCCGTGTTCtgctgcgctgtctcctaaagacgcagaagaggctTGCAGGCTGATTTTGGCACACGATAAAAAGAACCGCGCTGGGAACGTTTTCGTCACTCACGTGCTAGACGTTGGCTCGACGCATCCACGTCATGTCACAGCAGTACCTCACGAGCTCGTGCGTCTGGTGTTATCACCTGTATTGGCTCTCGCACCTCATCGACCGTGTTTGCCTTGCTCCAGTCTTCGCTCGGTGGCGGGGCACaccgcttctctccccttcgaCGCTGTTGTCTCGCTCCCAG GCTCCAAATCTGTGGCGAATCGTGTCCTTCTGCTGGCTGCCCTTCGCCACTGTTTCATTCCTTCCTTTCGCCAACCCATGCACGCGCGTCCGTCGAGAGAACGATTCGTCCTCTCCAACCTGCCCGCCGCTGTGGATGTTGTCGTTATGGTTCACGCCCTTCAGCAACTCGGGCTGTACGGAGAATTCGAGTTTGTGGCCT CCccatcgtcttcctcgtttgaCTTGAAAGCCGAGATTCCGCTATCATGCAAAGCCTCACGgtcgtcgccttccgacGGTCCCTATTTCgatcctctcgctttcgccaGTGTGTCG GAAggctgccttcgtctctgggTTGGCGACAGCGGCAcggcgtctcgctttcttctgcccttcgttgctttccttctcgttctccacCACTGCCTCCACCGAACTCATGGTCGCCAAGGCTgtcccgcttcttcgcctcacGTGGACTCCAAATCACGGGGAAAGGAACTTGCATCCGAACGTTTTCCTAATGTTCACAGCATAGTGGTTGACGGCGGGGATCAACTCAGAAGGCGCCCGATGGGTTCTTTGGCTGAAGCCATCAGCCGGATCGTCAGGGGGTGCAGAGTATCGTATCTAAAGACGCACGGCTGCCTGCCTATCCAACTGGACGTTGACGAGAAGGTCGTGGCACAGGCGCCGACGTTAATGGATTATCAAGAGGCGCAGAATCCTCACGCCGACACCACACTACGGTTGatgtctcgcgtcttcacGGACGTAACGGAATGGCACGTATCTGCTTCCGAAAGTTCTCAATTCGGTTCCGCCTTGTTGATGCTGGCCCCACTTGCTCCCTACAGTGTTCAACTTTGCCTCGATATCGTGGACGAACAAACAGACCAGCAGTCTGAAGCGCCGCACAGCCGCGTCAGTCAGCAGCAGAGGCAACCGGGCACCAGCGGAGAGGACCGACCGCGTAGTTGGGAGACCCCAGAAGGGACGTGTTCGTTGTCTAGCTCTCCGGCAGTCAGTACGACTTCGCCCTCTTGCCATAGAAAACGAATGCGTGAAGAATGCGGGACAGAACTTGTGGACGCCAAATACGCGGGGGACGGTGGTTCTGCGTCTGGGAGGAGGCAGTATAGGGATCCTCCTTCAGCTGCAGTCAATCCTTTTGTCTTGATGACGCAACGCTTGATGCGTCAGTGGCGTTTTGGCGTTTCCCAGATCTCTTCGCACTCCTATCAGGTCTGCTCGGTTTGGCCTGGCGTCCGTGGGGACTGCTCAACAGGCCAGGAGAGCGGTGGTCGGCTGGCGAAGGCAATGAAGCGTGCGGGCGTACGGAAAAGGGACAGCTGTCCACAGAGAGGCCCAGACAACTTTCACGAggaggcgcctgcctctGAAACGGCGGCCAGACGACTGTCACCTGAGCACGGTTCTCCGGAAGGGACACGTCAGCAGGGAGTGGATGAccagaaaggagaagcgagcgagatgACTTCAGCTGACTCTCCTGATCTCCACTCACCTGCACACTGGATAGTGGAGGCTGACGCTACGGCCGCGTCGTATTTTATGGCGATGGCAGCTGTGGCTGGGGGACGCGTCCACCTGAACGTGGACCG AGACGGTATGCCACCGGACCTGGAAACGCACTCTCAagggagggaggagaggccTGCCAGGGATGACCTGCCAGCGCAGCTCAGCGGTCAAGGCGGCCAAACTTTACGCGGACGCGGCCCTCTTCCCCGAGCGCTGCACAAACTGGAAATCCCTTCCATCGCGTCTTCAGCAGGAGCCTCGGCGGATCCGGTCCTGACACTGGATCTGAGTCAGATGCAGGACTGCTTCATGACGTGTGCTGTCCTTGCGGCGATCGCGAGCCGAGGCACGACGACGAGCAACGCGGACTCATGCTTACTACAGGAGCCAGCGGACGCAACAGCGAAGCGGCTGCTCCTCACCTCCGTGGCTAGACGCCCGGTCTTCCACCTTAAAGCTGGACGGACGGCAAGACTGAAGGAGAGCGATCGAAtcgcagccgccgcgcgaGGATTGAAAGCAACTGGCTTCCACGTCGACGAGCTTCCTGATGGGTTGCTCATTGGTGACATTCGAATGTCTCCATTGCCTTCCGGAGGATCCACAGCCGCACCACAGAGAGCGCTGACGAAGCACGAAAAGAACGGAGATGAACGCGAAGGCATCGGTGAAGACCTTGCCAAGTTGAGTGGGCAAGGCGCGTCAACCAGCCCGGAAATGAGGGacgtggagaagagcgaacaAGTAGAGGTGACCGCTGTAGACAGCGAGTCCGATCATAGAGTGGCAATGAGTTTCGCCATCCTCGGGCTGGTCCGCACGAATGTGGGAATACGAGACGTAAGTCCGTTTGATGCTCTGTATGCTG GCGCGAAACCCGTTCCGCATTTGAGTCCTCCGTCGTTGCACAAGACTCCCACGGCGCCCGCTGCCCAACCGCCAGACGAACACTCGCAGAGCCTTTCGCCCCAGGTGCTGTTGCTCGTAGGGATGCGAGGCGTGGGAAAGAGCGTCTTAGGGAAGTTGGCAGCCTTGGAGCGAGAGTGGGCCTTTTTCGATCTGGATGTAGTGCTGGAGGCGTGGCTGCGagaccgcgaagacgcgatTCGTGCGCCCGTGGATGCAAGGCTTGGACGACATAGAGCTGTAATCGACCTTTCGGGGACCACAGATGTGTCGCTCCTGAAGCTTAATAGGCTGCGTGGCTTCatcgaggaggaagggaTGCATGCTTTCAGAGAAGTCGAAAGTCAAGCTCTTGCGTTTCTGTTGTCGTCCTTGCGGAGGATGCGAACTCAGAACGTCTCCTGTGCACGCAGTGCTGCGGAAGCTGACGCACGCACCCAGGCTGACGAAGATCTATGTAAAAGTCGACACCAATACCCAAACAGTGAATTGTGCTCGATCTTCAATTCTGTCGACGAAAGGGTTTCAGAAGCCCAGGCAATGCGTAACCTTGAAAATCCACGGGAGCCTACGGATCGCCTTTCGGTGTCGACTGAGCAACCGATGGGTCGGGTGGACAAGCTCGTACATTCAGACGCATCACTGCAGGAATTCCTAATGCGATGCGAAGCACTGGGACTTCTCAAATGCCATAGTGGCGGCTGTGTAGTCTCGTGTGGAGGCGGTGTGGTCGAAGGTGAAGGTGCAATGAAACTTCTAGAAGCCGAACCGCTTGTTGTGTGGGTCAACGCGACGGAGCAGGAAACGGTGGAACGCGCCTTACGAAAGGAG GGCCAGGCGCCATCCTACTTTCAGCCGCCCAAGAAAGCCACCAGGTCGGCCGCTGCTGAAATGGGGTGTATCCCTTCGGACAGCAACGGCGGCGGACAGCAAGGGGGACACAGTGAGCAAGGGACAAGTGTTGCGGTGGCTGCACGCTATCGTGAGAAAGTTCGGCTTCTCTACAGAGAACGAGCAGTGCGATACAAGAAGGTCGCCAAATTTGAATTCTGGACTCCGCCTGTCCAGGAGCTTCTGGAAGGGCTTGATTCCTTTGAACTCTCCTGGTGGCCCATGCTGTCGGATTCGAAGACCTCTGTCCCTCCCTTGGGGCCGCCCGCGGGCACTGCTTCTAACTGTATTCCGTCTGTACCGTCGTCGTCGACTTTTGGACCATCCTCCGAGGTCGACGCCGGGGCCAGAtcgtttcccgcctcttccgcctcccgcCCCGCACTTCCGCTCCCCCATCTTCCCACTTCTGTCGCCGACCACCTGGCCGTCGCGCACCCGAAGGAGGCACAGAGGCTCTCACTGTACCTGCGAGCCGTACACAAAGTGTGGCAACTCTTTCTATTCGCTCTACTGGGCCCACCCTTGCCCGTCACGCCGGCGAGTTGCTTCGTCGTTTGCGAAGAGGTTCTGAACTGGGCAGCAG GCTCCGAGGCAACTTCTCACAGTCAGGCCGGCGATGGCGCATACTGTCGGAATCCGCTCGACTCCCCGCCAGAATGCCAAGCTGCTCAAGGGGGAGGCGCTTCAACAGCAGCCGCGCACCACACCAAGCTGACGACGTGGCTGGAGGAGAGCAG ATATGTAGACGCCGTGGAGTTGAGGGCAGACTGTTTGCCAGCATTGGAAGCTATTGAACGCCAGGCGTTTTACCTCAG ACTCCTCACTGGCAAACCCCTTATCTTCACCCTGCGCACTCAGCAGGACGGAGGCCGGTTCGGTCCAGGTAACGCATTGTACAAAGAAGCTCTCGCATTGCTGCTTTCTGGGGTATgcgacggaagcgagaacggagCGACGCAGTTGGACGACAGCTTCATACGCAGTGGTGAGGAGGACAAGGCGCATTCTTCTCGAGGACGTACCTCACCGACCAGTGGCGGAGAACCCCGATTCCGAGAACCAAATGGAGCAGACCAGGCACGCAGCGGCAGCGTTCGAAACGACGCGCGTTCGGCCGATTTTCCAAAAACAGAGCTGACGGCGCCGGTTGGTcacgcttcgtcttccggcGTTCCCTCGGAATCCCGCTCGGCCACCAACTTGTCGTTTGCCGAGGAAGAGTTGCACGCGGTCACCGAGGCTGCTGCGTATGTGAGTGCGCTATCCCGAGCCAGCAGACTCGGCTTCGATTGGATCGACGTTGAAGTCCGGCAGGTGGAGCGACTGCACACACGCGAAGAGCGCGCCGCTGCCGAAACAAGAAAAGAGCTGTGGGCCCGAGCTGCCTGCAGAACGGCCGTGTGGCGGCCAAGCGAAGAACCGCGCACCAGCCATACAGGAAGGGAGGCAGAATCTTCGCGGTTTGATAGCCGCGCGTCCGCTTCCGCAGATCCCACATCGCGACCTGTCCACGCAAGAAGGTTCTCAGCCGTTTCTGAAGACTcggaagagacgacggagaatTCACTGCTACGGGGAGCACGGCGACAGTTCGTTGAGGATATTATAATGGCCACACCACCGGGAGGGCGATACATCGCTTCACTCCACGTGGCCTGGGTATCCGAAAGAGACTCCGATCCAGTAAAAAGGTTCTACAG GCattgtctttcttctgtcgcttgTTGGTATGCCGACGTGGCGAAGATAGTCCTGGCGCCGCCCCAGTCGAGGCTGCCGGCCCAGACGCCCCTGCAAGAAAGGACGTCTGCTCTCGAGCCAGGTCTCGTGTCCGCAGGGGAGAGCAAACCGACGAACCTGCAAGTCCCTGTTTTGAGCCAGGACGGCGGCGAccctggagaaggcgaggaatcTGTCGCATGCTTGCTTAGGTCGTTGGTTATGGGATGTGCAAGTCCCCCGCAGTCTCTGAACACAGACACCGCACCCCGGGCCAACGGCGAACAATCGCGGGCGCTGCGTTCGGAAGCCGGAATGCCAAACGGTCTGGAGCTCCTGATACAGCGGCCTCTTATTCTTCTACAGAGTGGCGCTGCGGGAAGACTGTCTCGTATCGAAAACCGCTGCTTGACGCCGACTTGCTTGGCAGGACAAGACACCACAAAC GTTAACACCGTGTACCGCGACAAAAGGGAtggccttctctgcggtaTAAACACCGACTACGCTGCTATTGTGAAGGCGATTCTCTCTCGATGCGACAAA ctttccttttcgtccaGCTTTCTCGTCGTCGGAGCAGGCGGAGCGGCCCGTGCAGCAGTGTGTGCGTGCTTGAGAATTCGAGAACTTCTGAGGGACTCTGCCGTGAACCAGTCTTCTTCGGAAACACACAGGGATGGTGGTGCTCACGTGCGCTCACAGAAGCATGATGCGTGGGGCCGGGAGAGGGGTGGAAAAACGCCAGCCGCCGGGCAGGTGTTCATCTACAACCGGACGCGATCTCGAGCGGAGAAGCTTGCACAGGAATTCGGAGTGTCCGTTTTCGAGACCCCAGCAGCAGACAAAACGACGCGTCGGTGCCGTGGCAACTGGCACCAAATAACCGTGATT GTCGGGACGGTGCCGGGAACGGCCCGTTGCGAGCTTCCAGAAGAGGTGTTTCAGCAGCGGCCCCTCGTTGTTGACATGGCGTATAATCCTGTGCTCACGCCGCTCGTTAAGAAG GCCTGCGGCGCGGGGTGTGAGGTGGTCCACGGGATCGAGCTCTTCGTGTGGCAGGCACTGATTCAGTCTCGCTATTGGGTGACATCCCAAGGACTTGCCGAGGGGAAAGCCGGCGAAAAGCTGCAAGCTTCGAGCGATTGCCGTGATGGAGATGAATCAGCCTTACACTGTATACGGGGACAGACGGATCAGCTGCAGCAAGTCTTAACCGCGAAGTGGTtagagacagaggaaggacgcTCATACCGTCCTATCGATCTGAGGCCTACCGAACTGCGGGAGATCCTCAGAAGCGTCGAGGCATTCTACAGGAATGTGATTGATGTCGAACAACTTGTCACCCTCCGAGAGGAGAATTTCATTTTTTGA